A window of Apium graveolens cultivar Ventura chromosome 8, ASM990537v1, whole genome shotgun sequence contains these coding sequences:
- the LOC141679354 gene encoding secreted RxLR effector protein 161-like, translating into MAYAYAKKVLEKAGMSNCNPVKFPMEPKIQLHKDEKCKQVDPTEFKSMVGGLRYLVHTRPDIAYAVGVVSRFIERPTTLYQQAVKRIITYVQGTINYGLVYTKGHGDYMLSGFSDSDLAGDMVDRKSTGGMAFYLDESLITWVSLKQRCVVLSSCEAEFMATAAAACQGIWLHRLLSQITDVEAGPVVIYIDNRSAIDLARNPVFYGRPVNT; encoded by the coding sequence ATGGCTTATGCTTATGCTAAAAAGGTTCTTGAGAAAGCTGGTATGTCTAACTGTAATCCAGTAAAATTTCCGATGGAGCCAAAGATACAGCTGCATAAGGATGAAAAATGCAAACAAGTTGATCCCACAGAATTCAAAAGCATGGTAGGTGGCTTAAGATATTTAGTACATACACGTCCAGACATCGCGTATGCAGTTGGGGTGGTAAGCCGATTTATAGAGAGGCCTACTACGTTATATCAACAAGCAGTCAAGAGAATCATCACGTATGTGCAAGGAACGATAAACTATGGGCTGGTATATACTAAAGGTCATGGGGATTATATGTTGTCTGGTTTTTCAGATAGCGATCTTGCAGGAGATAtggttgacaggaagagtacagGTGGAATGGCTTTTTATCTTGATGAAAGTTTGATTACATGGGTATCTCTAAAGCAGAGGTGTGTAGTTTTATCCTCATGTGAAGCCGAATTTATGGCTACTGCTGCTGCAGCATGTCAAGGGATATGGCTACATAGACTACTCAGTCAAATAACAGATGTCGAGGCTGGACCAGTTGTGATTTATATTGATAACAGATCTGCTATTGATTTGGCAAGAAACCCAGTATTCTATGGACGTCCAGTAAACACATAG